From uncultured Desulfobacter sp.:
CCGGCAGCCGCAGACAGACGCGTCTGGTTCAAAGATGAAAATACAATTTTAGCACCATCGCCGGGTTTGCCAAGGATATTTTCTTTGGGAACCTTGACATTATCCAGAAACAGTTCCCCTGTGGGAGAAGAGTGGGAGCCCAGCTTTTCCAGGGAAGAGGTTTTGATACCGTCAAAATTTTTGGGTTCAATGACAAAGGCGGACAGCCCCTTGGAACCGGCAGCTTTATCCGTATAGGCATAATAAATCAGACAGTCTGCCACATCGGCATTGGAGATCCAGGTTTTATTACCGTTGAGCAGCCAGTGATCGCTCTTGTCTTCGGCTGTGGAGGCGATGTTCATGACATCAGAACCTGCATCCGGTTCGGTGATGCCGAATCCGCCGATGTACTCGGCGGTGCAAAGCTTTTCCACATATTTCTTACGGACCGCTTCATTACCGTATTCATAAATGGTGTAGGCACAGCCCAGCACCTGCATATTCACCTGGACCCGCAGGGATGAGGAAGCCTTGGCCAGCTCCTCGGTCACGATCATGGCAGCCAGAAAGCCTAAATCTTCCCCGCCGTACGCTTCGGGGATTACGGTACCGAAATATCCCATTTTCCCCAACGGCCGCATGACCTCTTCGATGGGCAGGTAATGTTCCTCATCCCACTGGTCCGCAAAGGGAACAATCTCTTTTTTTGCAAATTTTCGGATCTCTTTCTGGAGCATTTGCAGCTCTTTGCTTAATTCAAAATCCATTTTATCCTCCCTGACCTGGGGTGTATAGGAGCCTGTTTGGTAATTGATGAATCGGCTGCAATTTCATGAAAATGGGATTTCGCTTAGACCCCTATTTATCGAACAGGCTCTAATTTTCCGAGTTTAATTTGATCATGATTTTAACCCATTTTAACAGTTTTAATTTTTATTTAAAACCATGAATAAATTCATCATCAGGCCGCCTTGGAGGCATCTTCAATCGGCACCACCAGGGGATACCCCTTATGCCGGATAATTTCAACCGGCAGTCCGTACACGTTTGTAAGCAAATCCGACCGGATTTCTTCAATTTTTCCCGCCCCGAATACTGTGTGATTTTTTAAGCAGATATACTGATCCGCATACCGCAGCGCCGAGTTCAGGTCATGCATGGTCATGATCACCGCAAGGTTGTGGTCCTGTGCAATATGCCGGACAAGACTTAGAATCCGGGTCTGATTTTTTAAATCCAGGCTGGAAGTGGGTTCGTCCAGCAACAGGATATCGGTTTCCTGGACCAGGGCCCTGGCAATGGCCACCTGCTGGAGTTCCCCGCCGGAAAGTTCGTACAGATTTTTAAGGGCCATGTGTGACAGGTTCAGATGCGTCAACACCGACCCGACTTTTTTTAAGTCTTCCTTGGTGGCAGTAAACCGGATATGGGGATATCGCCCCATGAGGACGGCGTCAAACACCGTGATTTTACCGGCTTCGTTATACTGGGCCACATAGCTGATTTCTTTGGCAATTTGACGGATATCCATGGCTTTCAACGGCTTATCTTTTACATGAATCCGCCCCGATGAAGGGGTTAAAATTTTATTGAGGCACTTAAGTAGTGTAGTTTTCCCCACGCCGTTGGGTCCTAATATTACGGTGATTTCACCCCGGGGAATGGAAAAATTGATATCCTCAAGAATCTTAAGGGATTTATACTTAAAACCAATCTGGTTCACTGTCAGAATCATCTGGGATTGCCTCTAATAATAAGGTAAATAAAAACCGGTGCCCCTAAAAATGCCGTAAAAATAGAGACCGGCAGCACATGGGGCAGCATGACCAGCCGGGCAACCATATCTGCGGCCAGAAGAATCAAGGCCCCTACCAGAATGGATGCCGGCAAAAGGAACCGGTGGTCGTCACCGATGATGCGCCGCACAATATGGGGGGCGGCCAGCCCCACAAAACTGATAATACCCACAAAGCTGATGATCAAAGCCGTCATCAAAGAGGCGGCCAACATACCGGAAAGTCTGATCCATTCCACCCGTATGCCAATGCCTTTGGCACTCTCATCCCCCATTGCCATGCCGTTGTAGTCCCGGGATTTTACCAGGAAAAAACCAAGCAGCACCAGCACAACCGGGGCGATCAGTGCAATGTCGTTCCAGTCTGCTCTGGCCAGGTCCCCAAAGGTCCAGAACACCATGGCAGCCAGCTGCACGTCATCGGCAAAAAACTGCAGCAGCATGGTCCCGGCAGTAAAAAGGGAGCCCAATGCCACGCCGGTGAGCACCATGACGTGGGGGGATGCCCCTTTTTTGCCGGCTATAAAGATGATGATTAATGCGGTGATAATGGCAAATGAAAATGCAGTTGCCACGGTGATCACCGGACTTGAAATGGCCACAGCATCACCGGAAGACGATGACATCACCCCGGCCCCCATGATAATCACAGACAGCGCCGCCCCAAATGCGGCCGCATGGGAAATGCCAAGGGTAAAGGGTGAGGCCAAAGGGTTTTTCAACACCGACTGCATTACTGCACCGGAAACGGATAGGCCGGCCCCTCCTAAGATAGCGATAACAGTCTGGGGTAGTCGAATATGCCATACGATGAGGTCAGCTTTTCGGGACGGCGCATCCAACATTAGTGTCTGCACCACATCCAGCAAAGGAAGTTTTACGGCCCCGTTGCACAAAGAGATGATAAACAGTCCTGCCATCAGGCTGAACAAGGCAAAAAGCAACCAGGATTTTTTGCGAATATACCCGACATAGGCATCAGGTACAGCACCATGATCAAAGTGCATCTCCTTTATTTCGCCCCTAAATAAATTGGTTTGAAAGCCTTGCTCCGGAACAGGGCATCCATGGCTGCATATACTTTGGCAGATAGCAGAAATTCATAAATTTCATCTGCTTTCTTAACCGGATCAACATCCTCAAACTGCTCCGGATAAAGCACTTTTCCCACATACCAGGCATCGGCCAGGATGGAACCGAAATTCTGGGTGTACCAGTTATAGGGCAGCACTCCGTAGACCCGGCCATCTGCCACGGCATCCAGCGCCTGTAATACGGGATCTGTTTTCAACTCATCGAACCCGCTATGACCGTCCCCCATCTGTAGAGTGGAAAGATCCAGAAACAAAACTTCAGGATTTTCTTCCAGCAGTTTCTCTTTGGAAAAACTTGAGTGGGACAAATTCTTTACCTTGACGTCAGATGCATTTGCGATATTGGCGGCATTCACAAACTCAAAAGGCGGATAACGGGGCTCTGTGGACTGGAATCCATGGGGGCCTTTATGTGCAATGCCGCCAATAAAACACGTTTTTTTGTTTTCAACGGATGCGGTACGCTGGTTGAGTTCAGCGATCTGATCGTCAAAAAAGCCGACCAACGCCTCGGCCCGTTCTTCCCGGTTCAGCACCTGGCCGATGATCCACAGACTGTTGTAAATAATGTCCCTTTGAACGGCAAGATTGCCATATCCCAGCACCACCACCGGGATACCTGTTTTTTGTGATAATTCAACCGGGTCATAACCCATGCCGGCATATGTCTTAAAAATAACCTGGGGCTGTGCCACAAGGCCCAAAATTTTTTCAGGGTCGTCGTTTCCCCGGAACTCCCCGAACACGGGCAATTTTTTGTACTGGGGATTGGCGATGGCATAGGGTCTTGCATCAAACTTTTTTCTGGCCGTTTCCATATCATCCACAGCCACCACCAGATCCTGGGCATTGAAATAGGTAATCAAGCGCAAGGCACCCGGACCCGAGCAGATAATGCGGCTGATTTGATCCGGTACCGCCACTGTTCTACCCGTGCTGTCCAGAATGTTTTTTGCATTTACCGGAAAAACAGTCAGGATCAAAAACAGACCGACATAGAACAATGCAAGTTTTGTCTTCATTTTAACTCCTTGAAACAAAAAAGCCGCAAAGGGCCGACGCCTTTTAAGATAAGGTTGTCTGTATGCCTTCGTGGCTTAGAATTTATATATAGCAAAGCTTACTTAATGCCCGTCCAGAAATAGCCTTTTCATCCAACAAAAAAATTGGATGAAAAGGCTATTTCTGGACAAACACTGCCGGCTGCATTCAAACAGCGTTTGAGTTATCCTATTGAACAGGCAATTAAGTGTCAAGATATTCAAAAAATCATTTTCCGGTGATTTTTTGCATTATTTGAAACAAGTTACCGATCTGCCAATCTTTTCTTTACAATCTTCTAATGGGTTCATGGTGACAATCCGCCCGGAAAAAAGCGGATATGCTGATTTTCCGGGCAGATCAGATATGGCTGATTTTAGATAAAATTCTCTTTTTTTAAAGCGTCCAAGATGGCCTTTGTGGAACGGCTTCGGTTCATGGTGTAAATGTGCAGGCCCGGAACCCCTTTGGCCAGAAGCCCTTTGCACTGTTCTGTGGCATAGTCAATACCAAGGTTAAGCACGGCATCCTTGTCGTCCTTGTCCACAGCATCCATCTTAGCCTGCATGGCTTTCGGAATGCTTGCGCCGCACACCGATGTCAAAATTTTTGTCAGTTTCAGCGTATATATCGGCATGATGCCGGGGATAATGGGAATAGTGACGCCAGCGTCCCTGCATTTGTTCACATAGGAAAAATAAAATTCATTATCATAAAAAAACTGCACCACCACGTATTGCGCCCCGGCATCTTGTTTCATTTTAAGGTATTTGATGTCGGACTCAAGACTTTGTGCCTGGACATGGCCTTCGGGGTAACCGGCGCAACCCAAGGTAAATTCATAGTTGTCTTTTATGAATTTAATCAGGTCACAGGCATAGGCAAAGCTGTCCGGATGGGGTTTAAAATCGGCATCTTTGGGCTGATCTCCCCGGATCACAAAAATCGTTTCAATTCCCAGGGCCTTATATCTGTCCAAAACCTCGCGGATTTCGTCCGGGGCAAGGCCGAAACCGGCAATGTACGCCACGGTGGGAAGATGTCTGTCCAAAAGGGTTTTGACGGTGTCATAGGAACCGTCCCTGGTGGAACCGCCGGCTCCGAAGGTGACGCTGAAATAATCGGGATTCAAGGGGCTCAGGGCGTCAATGCTATTGTTAAAAGACGCTTGGGTTTTATCGTCCCGGAAGGGAAAAAATTCAAAGGAAATAGCTGGTTGTTTATCCTTATATAACTGGGCTACACGCATAAATACATCTCCTTAATGCTATATCTGGTTCGTAAAAAGTAAGGGTCTCGGCAAAAATTTATGGATTATCCATAGGTGCTCCAAGCCTAATTATCGATGAACGCCCTGATAACCGGCAAAAACGTTGACAGGTCATCGTTCAGAGGATCGATTACCGGCAGTTTCGTGGTAGCCTTCAGTTGCCGTGCATACCGGACAAGCTCTTCCCGGGTGCCGCCTTCGCCGTTCAGTGTCACGGCAATCACTTTTGCTCCGTACATTTCAATCAGCTTGATCTCATCTTCGGCTGTAGGCAGGCAACAGCCAAAGGCCTCTGCCGTGTCAAAAAATTTCCTGAAAGGCGCATGCTGGAGGATCACCCCCTTTGCACCGGCGGATACAATGAATTCCGAACCGCAGGGGCCTAATGGGTTACGAAGAGCAGATTGACCCTCCAGAATCATAAGATCCGGGTTGGATTTTTCTGCACATTCAACAATGGCTGCTTCAAGTTCACCGCATACAAAATCATTGGGCGTGGCATCCAGAATAAATCCGTAAGGGGAGCCCTGGAGCCAGCCGGTCTGCCCGGTGAAAATAAATTCCGTCTTAATCCCGTTTGACCGGCACATCTGCATGAGCATCCGGGTGGTAGTACGTTTCCCCAGCGCACAGTCCGTGCCCAGAACGGCGATCCTGGGGATGGTGATGTCAAAAACTTTTCCTGTCCAGTATTTAAGCTGGTCAAAGGGTTTACTGCGCCTGAAATCAATAATTTCAACATTATATTTTTCAGCGGCCTCTTTAAATGCGGCAATATCCGACAACGGCATGTGCAGTCCGTTGACAATGGAAATCCCCTGAGACATTACATCCAGCACAAGGGCCTGCCAGGCGTCATCGAGCCGTCCGCCGCACAGGGCCACCCCGATGACTGCATAATCCGGGGGGTTGCCGGTGGCGCTGGTGAATGCCTGAACACTTGGAAAAATGGGAATGTCCCTTTGAACGCCGTCCAGCACAACGCCCGCATCCTTTCCGGCACTGATCTCATCAATGACGCCTAAAATTTTGAACCGTTCCGTTCCCCGTACAAGGCCGTGAGCGGTCTTTGCATGGTTAAGATGGAACCGTCCTCGGGTCAGGACCACGGCGGTTCCCATATAAGTCTGGGCATTTTTTTCTGTCTGGGTTTGATTCATGGTATCTGCTTTTTTTTGTTTTAATTTCTAAAGGATGCGAACCCCTAAGCCCGGCCGGTCTGTCAGGCGCATCATTCCGTTTTCAATAATAAATCCCTGATCCACCATGTCTTTGGCAAGATCCAGACTGCCGTCAAGATCCAGATACCGGGTAGCAGGACTTGCAAAGGCGGCATGCAGGGCAGCGGTAATGCTTACAATACTTTCGTCCATACACCCCCACATCAGTCCAATGCCGCAGTGCCGGGCGATTCCGGCAATTTCAAGGCCCGGGGCAATGCCGCCGCATTTCATCAGTTTAATGTTGAACAGCCCAAAGGGCAGCGGCGGATGACTCAGGGCATAGGCGTCGGCAGGTTTTTGCAGGCTCTCGTCCGCCATGGAAAAATTCCGTTCATCTTCAGACAAATCCGCCATGGCCGCTGTCTGGTTCACATGGAGCGGCTGCTCCACAAATTCCAGATTCGTGTCGCGTGTGTATGCCAGAAACGTTTTGTATTGATCCACATTGTATCCCTGGTTGGCGTCCACCCGGATGCGGACATCGGCACTGACGTGCGCCTTGAGGCGACGGACCCGTTCAATGTCTTCCTCCACATCCTTGCCTGTTTTTACCTTAAGAATCTTGAATCCCCGGCCGGTATATTCGTCCGCTTCGGCCAGCATCTCGTCAAGACGTTTAATGCCAATGGTAATGGATGTAGGCATGGCGGTGTGCACACGCCCCAGGATATCCACCAGGGGGCGATCCAGAGCCTTGCCGATGAGATCATGCAGGGCAATATCCATGGCCGCCATGGCTGCAGGTGTTGCCGCCATTTTTGTTTCCATGGCTTTAAGCCGGGAAACGGCATCTGCCAAATCCATACCTTCAAAAAGGTCACACGCCTGTTCGGTTAACGCCTTCTCACAAGCATCAATGCTTTCACCGGTCACATCTTTGGCCGGGGAACCTGCCCCGATGCCCATAAGCCCTGTGTCTGTTTCAAGCTGAACAAACAAATTTTCCACGTGGGTGAAGGTTTCATAGGCAATGGTGTAAGGCCGTGTCAGCTCCAGGTTTTCTTTCCAAATTTTTATTTTTGTAATTTTCATAATTTTTTTAAGTTACAGGCACAATTCCCTATCTGCATCAAGCTGTCCATTTGCGCCTCGACTGTGTCCCCCGTAAATGATTCCAAGCGGATAAAATCATTCAATTCATTCTTCACACTTTCTTCATATTAGCCATGTTATCGTACCGCATAACATATGAACGCATAATAGTGGAGCACATTATTCAATGGCACGCATAACTATTAAATCTGGCGGAACACGATTTATGATCGTGCTTCAATTGTCTTTAGTTTCTATTCTCTGTTTTGCTTTAATGCGGGGGGTGCTGCTGATTCGGGCCTGGCCTCACATTGATAATTTTTCATCGGCCTGGCTATACATTTTCGGTCAGGGACTGATTTATGACATTGCTTTTATCAGTTATTTTTATATTTCCTTTGTCCTTTTCTTTCTTTTTCTGCCCAATAGATGGTTAAACTCAGGAACCATAAGATATTTGGTCCAGGGCGGTGTGTTTCTGATTCTTTATGGTCTTGGTTTTTGCATGGTTGCCGAATGGTATTTCTGGAGCGAATTTGGTGTACGGTTCAATTTTATTTCCGTGGACTACCTGATATACAGAAGGGAGGTTACTGACAACATTTTACAATCCTATCCGGTTTTTACCATTTTGGTGATTCTTTTTATCCTCACAGGCATTGTGTTTCATTTCATTCGCCCTGCAATTGTAAAAAACCTTAGCTTAACAGAAGACTTAAAAAAAAGGATGATAATCGCAGGGGGGCTACTCATGCTTCCCTTGTTGTCATTTTGCCTGATTGATCAGTCCCATCGGTGTTTTTCAGACAACAACTATGTGAATGAACTGGCTTCCAACGGTCCATACCAACTCTTTGCCGCGTTCCGAAACAATCGGTTGGATTACCGGCAGTTTTATGTCACCGGAAACGATCATGATCTATCTGCCCGATTGAAAAAACAAGTAATAAAGGACAACAGGCAGCCCCAAAAGGATGACTATGATATCGGCAGATACATCAAGGCACAAGGTACCGCCAATAAACTCAACGTCATGCTGATAACCGTTGAAAGTCTGAGCGCAAAATTTCTGACCCGGTTCGGACAGACACACAACATCACACCGTTCATGGATAAATGGTTTGAACAGGGAATGCTTTTTACCCGTTTTTATGCTACCGGCACCCGCACCACCAGAGGACTGGAGGCCATTCCCTATCCATCCCCCCCACGCCGGGAAGATCCATTGTCAAACGACCGAATAACAGCCGGATGTACAGTCTTGGAAAAGTATTCGAGGATTTAGGATACGACACGGCCTTTATTTACGGTGGGCGGGGCTTTTTTGAAAACATGAACGCTTTTTTTTCGGGAAATGGCTATCGAATTGTGGATG
This genomic window contains:
- the acd gene encoding glutaryl-CoA dehydrogenase Acd, with the protein product MDFELSKELQMLQKEIRKFAKKEIVPFADQWDEEHYLPIEEVMRPLGKMGYFGTVIPEAYGGEDLGFLAAMIVTEELAKASSSLRVQVNMQVLGCAYTIYEYGNEAVRKKYVEKLCTAEYIGGFGITEPDAGSDVMNIASTAEDKSDHWLLNGNKTWISNADVADCLIYYAYTDKAAGSKGLSAFVIEPKNFDGIKTSSLEKLGSHSSPTGELFLDNVKVPKENILGKPGDGAKIVFSSLNQTRLSAAAGGVGLAQACLDEAVKYCNERKQFGKKIGEFQMNQDMIAQMATEIEATRLLVYKAAWAKDQGRLNNGMDVAMAKYMAGETAYKCANYAMRIMGAYGYSTEYPVARYYRDAPTYAMVEGSANICKWIIALDQLGIRKANR
- a CDS encoding ABC transporter ATP-binding protein, which produces MILTVNQIGFKYKSLKILEDINFSIPRGEITVILGPNGVGKTTLLKCLNKILTPSSGRIHVKDKPLKAMDIRQIAKEISYVAQYNEAGKITVFDAVLMGRYPHIRFTATKEDLKKVGSVLTHLNLSHMALKNLYELSGGELQQVAIARALVQETDILLLDEPTSSLDLKNQTRILSLVRHIAQDHNLAVIMTMHDLNSALRYADQYICLKNHTVFGAGKIEEIRSDLLTNVYGLPVEIIRHKGYPLVVPIEDASKAA
- a CDS encoding iron ABC transporter permease, which translates into the protein MHFDHGAVPDAYVGYIRKKSWLLFALFSLMAGLFIISLCNGAVKLPLLDVVQTLMLDAPSRKADLIVWHIRLPQTVIAILGGAGLSVSGAVMQSVLKNPLASPFTLGISHAAAFGAALSVIIMGAGVMSSSSGDAVAISSPVITVATAFSFAIITALIIIFIAGKKGASPHVMVLTGVALGSLFTAGTMLLQFFADDVQLAAMVFWTFGDLARADWNDIALIAPVVLVLLGFFLVKSRDYNGMAMGDESAKGIGIRVEWIRLSGMLAASLMTALIISFVGIISFVGLAAPHIVRRIIGDDHRFLLPASILVGALILLAADMVARLVMLPHVLPVSIFTAFLGAPVFIYLIIRGNPR
- a CDS encoding iron ABC transporter substrate-binding protein, whose product is MKTKLALFYVGLFLILTVFPVNAKNILDSTGRTVAVPDQISRIICSGPGALRLITYFNAQDLVVAVDDMETARKKFDARPYAIANPQYKKLPVFGEFRGNDDPEKILGLVAQPQVIFKTYAGMGYDPVELSQKTGIPVVVLGYGNLAVQRDIIYNSLWIIGQVLNREERAEALVGFFDDQIAELNQRTASVENKKTCFIGGIAHKGPHGFQSTEPRYPPFEFVNAANIANASDVKVKNLSHSSFSKEKLLEENPEVLFLDLSTLQMGDGHSGFDELKTDPVLQALDAVADGRVYGVLPYNWYTQNFGSILADAWYVGKVLYPEQFEDVDPVKKADEIYEFLLSAKVYAAMDALFRSKAFKPIYLGAK
- a CDS encoding methylenetetrahydrofolate reductase, whose amino-acid sequence is MRVAQLYKDKQPAISFEFFPFRDDKTQASFNNSIDALSPLNPDYFSVTFGAGGSTRDGSYDTVKTLLDRHLPTVAYIAGFGLAPDEIREVLDRYKALGIETIFVIRGDQPKDADFKPHPDSFAYACDLIKFIKDNYEFTLGCAGYPEGHVQAQSLESDIKYLKMKQDAGAQYVVVQFFYDNEFYFSYVNKCRDAGVTIPIIPGIMPIYTLKLTKILTSVCGASIPKAMQAKMDAVDKDDKDAVLNLGIDYATEQCKGLLAKGVPGLHIYTMNRSRSTKAILDALKKENFI
- a CDS encoding DUF1611 domain-containing protein, which produces MNQTQTEKNAQTYMGTAVVLTRGRFHLNHAKTAHGLVRGTERFKILGVIDEISAGKDAGVVLDGVQRDIPIFPSVQAFTSATGNPPDYAVIGVALCGGRLDDAWQALVLDVMSQGISIVNGLHMPLSDIAAFKEAAEKYNVEIIDFRRSKPFDQLKYWTGKVFDITIPRIAVLGTDCALGKRTTTRMLMQMCRSNGIKTEFIFTGQTGWLQGSPYGFILDATPNDFVCGELEAAIVECAEKSNPDLMILEGQSALRNPLGPCGSEFIVSAGAKGVILQHAPFRKFFDTAEAFGCCLPTAEDEIKLIEMYGAKVIAVTLNGEGGTREELVRYARQLKATTKLPVIDPLNDDLSTFLPVIRAFIDN
- a CDS encoding dipeptide epimerase, whose amino-acid sequence is MKITKIKIWKENLELTRPYTIAYETFTHVENLFVQLETDTGLMGIGAGSPAKDVTGESIDACEKALTEQACDLFEGMDLADAVSRLKAMETKMAATPAAMAAMDIALHDLIGKALDRPLVDILGRVHTAMPTSITIGIKRLDEMLAEADEYTGRGFKILKVKTGKDVEEDIERVRRLKAHVSADVRIRVDANQGYNVDQYKTFLAYTRDTNLEFVEQPLHVNQTAAMADLSEDERNFSMADESLQKPADAYALSHPPLPFGLFNIKLMKCGGIAPGLEIAGIARHCGIGLMWGCMDESIVSITAALHAAFASPATRYLDLDGSLDLAKDMVDQGFIIENGMMRLTDRPGLGVRIL